Proteins encoded together in one Lathyrus oleraceus cultivar Zhongwan6 chromosome 5, CAAS_Psat_ZW6_1.0, whole genome shotgun sequence window:
- the LOC127082239 gene encoding mitochondrial carrier protein MTM1: protein MVDSDRIQNPWMASEQTPMNPTNATQRSSPPSKSSNSDNLGIPERAFSAAGAAVLSAVIVNPLDVAKTRLQAQAAGVAYSHPLSNLISRMSCFGPNMMFADLRCSPSCTRAGFHGTVSLCPPDCFRYKGTLDVMYKVTQQEGFTRLWRGTNAGLALAVPTVGIYLPCYDIFRNWFEEYTAKNAPIATPYVPLVAGSLARSLACATCYPIELAKTRMQAFKETQIGQKPPGVYKTLLGVVSNVKRTSNSPNSLQGYRALWTGMGAQLARDVPFSAICWSTLEPTRRKLISLVGGDDAGILSVLGANFSAGVVAGTLAAGATCPLDVAKTRRQIEMDHVRALKMTTRQTLIEIWRDGGLKGLFTGFGPRVGRAGPSVGIVVSFYEVVKFVLNHRNVTT from the exons ATGGTGGATTCAGACCGAATCCAAAACCCATGGATGGCGTCGGAACAAACTCCAATGAATCCAACCAACGCTACACAACGCTCTTCTCCTCCGTCGAAATCATCTAATAGTGATAATTTAGGGATTCCTGAACGCGCTTTCTCTGCCGCCGGCGCCGCTGTTCTCTCCGCCGTCATTGTCAACCCCCTTGATGTTGCCAAG ACAAGGTTGCAAGCACAAGCTGCAGGGGTTGCTTATTCTCATCCACTCAGTAATTTGATCAGCAGAATGTCTTGTTTTGGCCCAAATATG ATGTTTGCTGATTTAAGATGTTCTCCATCATGTACCCGGGCTGGATTCCATGGCACTGTATCACTATGTCCTCCCGATTGTTTTCGGTACAAAGGAACACTAGATGTCATGTATAAAGTTACACAACAG GAAGGATTTACTAGGCTATGGAGAGGCACCAACGCAGGCCTCGCACTTGCAGTACCGACT GTTGGAATTTACCTTCCTTGCTATGACATATTTCGCAACTGGTTCGAGGAGTACACAGCCAAAAATGCTCCCATCGCAACTCCGTATGTACCCTTAGTGGCTGGTTCGTTGGCACGCTCATTGGCTTGTGCAACTTGTTATCCTATTGAACTTGCCAAAACTCGCATGCAG GCATTTAAAGAGACTCAAATCGGGCAAAAGCCACCTGGAGTATACAAGACTTTGCTAGGTGTTGTCTCTAATGTCAAGCGCACAAGTAATTCACCGAACAGCT TGCAAGGTTATCGTGCCCTGTGGACTGGCATGGGCGCACAGCTTGCTCGTGATGTACCATTCTCTGCAATTTGTTGGTCGACGCTTGAGCCT ACCAGAAGGAAACTTATTAGTTTGGTTGGAGGCGATGATGCCGGTATATTGAGTGTTCTTGGTGCAAATTTTTCAGCTGGTGTTGTTGCAGGAACTCTAGCGGCTGGAGCTACGTGTCCACTAGATGTTGCAAAAACACGAAGACAGATAGAG ATGGATCATGTCAGAGCTTTGAAGATGACTACAAGACAGACACTGATCGAGATTTGGAG AGACGGAGGCTTGAAAGGACTTTTTACTGGTTTTGGTCCGCGAGTTGGTCGAGCTGGCCCCTCTGTTGGAATCGTGGTTTCGTTTTATGAAGTTGTAAAGTTTGTCTTAAATCACCGGAACGTAACAACATGA